A region from the Vicia villosa cultivar HV-30 ecotype Madison, WI linkage group LG3, Vvil1.0, whole genome shotgun sequence genome encodes:
- the LOC131656236 gene encoding microtubule-destabilizing protein 60-like → MERQNTKSSSKFVKNTSPSSSQWSSTDSKGTAKDVLKERFNDKTKGSRKSPTKENTKPQEFKLHTQERAVKRAIFNYGVTTKLYLMELQKRQEEKLMKIIEEEEVRMLRKEMVPRAQLMPYFDKPFSPQRSSKNVQRESCIHMLSSKCWSCSSGNGFYNMHQCGHQALNNPIK, encoded by the exons ATGGAGAGACAAAACACTAAATCTTCTTCTAAG TTTGTCAAGAACACTTCACCTTCTTCATCTCAATGGAGTAGTACTGATTCTAAGGGAACG GCAAAAGATGTACTCAAAGAAAGGTTTAATGACAAGACTAAG ggTTCAAGAAAATCTCCTACCAAAGAAAATACTAAACCACAAGAATTCAAACTCCACACTCAAGAAAGAGCTGTCAAACGTGCAATATTCAACTATGGA GTGACAACTAAATTGTATCTCATGGAATTGCAAAAGAGACAAGAAGAGAAGTTGATGAAG ATTATTGAAGAGGAAGAAGTACGTATGCTAAGGAAGGAAATGGTTCCAAGAGCTCAATTGATGCCTTATTTTGATAAGCCATTTTCACCACAAAG ATCAAGCAAAAATGTTCAAAGAGAATCATGCATCCACATGCTGAGTAGCAAGTGCTGGAGCTGCAGCTCTGGCAATGGATTCTACAACATGCACCAATGTGGTCACCAAGCTCTTAACAATCCCATCAAATAG
- the LOC131658433 gene encoding uncharacterized protein LOC131658433 codes for MHFVECECKAIHVRGRGDFVLKEKFRIIKDKLRWWNITVFGKFDLEVEEGVRELNEADDCDVLDNEIQAIKKDASSRFWLNLRIKENMLIQKSRLKWLNDGDSNSKYFHRVMKERRRRNYICSISTPSGTIDGVEEVKEEVRRHFDSKFKEDNFSRPVFDNGMFNALSLEDSASLELPFSEGEIKEAVWSCDGSKSLRPDGFSLLFCEEILAFFNG; via the coding sequence ATGCATTTTGTGGAGTGTGAATGTAAGGCGATCCATGTTCGAGGGAGAGGAGATTTTGTCCTAAAGGAGAAATTTCGTATCATTAAGGATAAGCTTAGATGGTGGAATATCACGGTGTTTGGTAAGTTCGATTTGGAAGTTGAGGAAGGGGTTCGTGAGTTGAATGAGGCGGATGATTGTGATGTATTGGATAATGAGATTCAAGCCATTAAAAAAGATGCTAGTAGTAGATTTTGGTTGAATCTTCGAATCAAAGAGAATATGCTTATTCAAAAATCAAGACTAAAGTGGCTTAATGATGGAGATTCTAATAGTAAATATTTTCATAGAGTTATgaaagagaggaggaggaggaattATATTTGCTCTATTTCCACTCCTAGTGGCACTATTGATGGAGTGGAAGAGGTTAAGGAAGAAGTGAGGCGTCACTTTGATAGCAAGTTTAAGGAAGATAATTTTAGTAGACCGGTTTTTGATAATGGGATGTTCAACGCTTTGTCTTTGGAGGATAGCGCTTCTCTTGAGTTACCCTTCTCGGAGGGGGAAATTAAAGAGGCGGTGTGGAGTTGTGATGGTTCTAAAAGCCTGAGACCGgatggtttttctcttcttttttgtgAAGAAATATTGGCATTTTTTAATGGATGA
- the LOC131658435 gene encoding uncharacterized protein LOC131658435 has product MIIGSLNIRGGGSWIKRKRISCIIQRGKADVFFLQESKLSSVSEDVARSFWGNLDVDFSFSESEGRSGGIIILWKASSISVVFSFRGTSFLGIKVSWKNKFFYFFNVYAACSLPIKRSMWKELVELKKRFDDGDWLIGGDFNAIKRRSERVGVSFSTHRAGWGEFSNFIDMCGLIDVPCKGKKFSWFSGDGKSKSRLDRFLVDGNIISSWGVVGKLIGQRVVSDHCPVWLVVDKEDWGPKPFNLNNE; this is encoded by the coding sequence ATGATTATTGGGTCTTTAAATATAAGGGGGGGAGGTAGTTGGATTAAGAGGAAACGTATTAGTTGCATTATTCAAAGAGGCAAAGCGGATGTGTTTTTCCTTCAAGAATCTAAATTGAGTTCTGTTTCGGAAGATGTGGCTAGGAGTTTTTGGGGAAACTTGGACGTTGATTTCTCTTTTTCAGAATCTGAGGGAAGGTCGGGTGGTATTATTATTTTATGGAAAGCTAGTTCTATTTCGGTTGTTTTCAGTTTTCGAGGAACGAGCTTTTTGGGTATTAAGGTTAGTTGGAAGaataaattcttttatttttttaatgtttatgcGGCTTGTTCTTTGCCTATTAAGCGTTCTATGTGGAAGGAATTGGTGGAGTTGAAAAAAAGATTTGATGATGGAGATTGGTTAATTGGAGGAGATTTTAATGCTATTAAAAGAAGAAGCGAGagagttggtgtttctttctctACGCATAGAGCGGGATGGGGTGAGTTTTCTAACTTTATAGATAtgtgtggtttgattgatgtTCCTTGTAAGGGAAAAAAATTTAGTTGGTTTAGTGGGGATGGAAAATCAAAAAGTAGGTTGGACCGTTTTCTTGTCGACGGTAACATTATTTCTTCTTGGGGAGTGGTGGGGAAACTCATAGGGCAAAGGGTTGTGTCGGACCATTGCCCGGTTTGGTTGGTTGTTGATAAGGAGGATTGGGGTCCTAAACCATTCAATCTTAATAATGAATAG